The following coding sequences are from one Culex quinquefasciatus strain JHB chromosome 1, VPISU_Cqui_1.0_pri_paternal, whole genome shotgun sequence window:
- the LOC6035354 gene encoding thioredoxin domain-containing protein: MHIFATTTALLLFMAAGFIVQANVIKTINDDELVKLFHSHSNLVVLFSKQNCNDCDKLEAVLANLKQEVKDNLEAEIVKLSGSQMTRLYSPTKEPAVVFFRHGVPLLYDGPINEDALIGKFVQNKDPNVKELSDENFEHLTQASSGATTGDWFIMFYTSNCVDCQRLTAVWEAVSADLKARMNVARIQKDGKGIETAKRFRIEGVPAFIFLRQGKFYRYEVGKYDIKSFVKFAQEWYKNTSPESVPVPPSPFDQIVDRSVYYLKNLPVLVDELYTNYRTLYYALLGSFIFVVLGFTAAIVLAGITRMKAASKSKKTKVKKAK, translated from the exons ATGCATATTTTTGCAACAACGACGGCGTTGTTGCTGTTTATGGCAGCCGGCTTTATCGTGCAGGCAAACGTCATTAAAACTATCAATGATGACGAGCTCGTAAAGTTATTCCACAGTCATTCCAACTTGGTGGTTCTATTTT CCAAACAAAACTGCAATGATTGCGACAAGCTGGAAGCGGTGCTGGCAAACCTCAAACAGGAGGTGAAAGATAACCTGGAAGCGGAAATAGTCAAGCTCAGCGGAAGCCAAATGACACGACTGTACAGTCCGACAAAGGAGCCAGCCGTCGTATTTTTCCGCCACGGCGTACCACTGCTGTACGACGGTCCAATTAATGAGGATGCCCTCATTGGAAAGTTTGTGCAGAACAAGGACCCGAATGTGAAGGAACTGTCCGATGAAAACTTTGAACATTTAACGCAAGCTAGCAGCGGAGCGACCACCGGAGATTGGTTTATCATGTT TTACACCTCCAACTGCGTGGACTGCCAACGCCTGACTGCGGTTTGGGAAGCGGTGTCAGCTGATTTGAAGGCCCGAATGAATGTGGCCAGAATTCAAAAGGATGGAAAGGGAATCGAAACCGCGAAGCGGTTCCGTATTGAAGGTGTTCCGGCATTTATTTT cctTCGCCAAGGAAAGTTTTACCGTTATGAAGTTGGAAAGTACGATATAAAATCTTTCGTCAAATTTGCACAAGAATGGTATAAAAATACATCGCCGGAAAGTGTCCCAGTTCCACCGTCACCATT CGATCAAATTGTGGACCGATCCGTGTACTATCTGAAGAACTTGCCCGTCTTGGTCGACGAGCTGTATACAAATTATCGCACCTTGTACTACGCGCTGCTGGGATCGTTCATATTCGTAGTTTTGGGATTCACCGCCGCGATTGTGCTGGCTGGTATCACGCGAATGAAAGCTGCTTCCAAAAGCAAGAAAACAAAGGTCAAGAAGGCGAAATAA
- the LOC6035355 gene encoding mitochondrial import inner membrane translocase subunit Tim17-B isoform X1, which translates to MEEYAREPCPYRIVDDCGGAFAMGCIGGGVFQAIKGFRNAPSGFSRRMVGSLTAIKARSPIIAGNFAVWGGMFSTIDCTLVHFRKKEDPWNSIISGAATGGILAARNGVGAMAGSAIIGGVLLALIEGVGILFTRLSAEQFRSQPIVEDPSALGDPTQNAASSSGASSTMPFGFGQSGQNYQ; encoded by the exons ATGGAGGAATACGCCCGTGAACCGTGCCCGTACCGGATTGTGGACGATTGCGGAGGTGCGTTCGCGATGGGTTGCATAGGCGGTGGTGTGTTCCAGGCGATTAAAGGCTTCCGCAATGCGCCCAGCGGATTTAGCAGACGAATG GTCGGCAGTCTCACGGCAATCAAGGCGCGCTCTCCCATAATCGCCGGAAACTTTGCAGTTTGGGGTGGAATGTTCAGCACAATCGACTGCACGTTGGTGCATTTTCGCAAGAAGGAAGACCCGTGGAACTCGATCATCAGTGGCGCGGCGACCGGAGGTATCCTGGCGGCACGTAACGGCGTCGGTGCGATGGCTGGCAGTGCCATCATTGGGGGAGTTTTGCTTGCGCTGATAGAGGGCGTTGGAATCCTGTTTACCCGACTCTCCGCCGAACAGTTCCGCTCGCAGCCCATAGTAGAAGATCCGTCGGCACTGGGAGACCCAACGCAGAACGCGGCGTCCTCGTCCGGCGCCTCCTCGACGATGCCGTTCGGTTTTGGTCAGTCAGGACAAAACTATCAATAA
- the LOC6035355 gene encoding mitochondrial import inner membrane translocase subunit Tim17-B isoform X2 yields the protein MEEYAREPCPYRIVDDCGGAFAMGCIGGGVFQAIKGFRNAPSGFSRRMVGSLTAIKARSPIIAGNFAVWGGMFSTIDCTLVHFRKKEDPWNSIISGAATGGILAARNGVGAMAGSAIIGGVLLALIEGVGILFTRLSAEQFRSQPIVEDPSALGDPTQNAASSSGASSTMPFGFGKDKGIG from the exons ATGGAGGAATACGCCCGTGAACCGTGCCCGTACCGGATTGTGGACGATTGCGGAGGTGCGTTCGCGATGGGTTGCATAGGCGGTGGTGTGTTCCAGGCGATTAAAGGCTTCCGCAATGCGCCCAGCGGATTTAGCAGACGAATG GTCGGCAGTCTCACGGCAATCAAGGCGCGCTCTCCCATAATCGCCGGAAACTTTGCAGTTTGGGGTGGAATGTTCAGCACAATCGACTGCACGTTGGTGCATTTTCGCAAGAAGGAAGACCCGTGGAACTCGATCATCAGTGGCGCGGCGACCGGAGGTATCCTGGCGGCACGTAACGGCGTCGGTGCGATGGCTGGCAGTGCCATCATTGGGGGAGTTTTGCTTGCGCTGATAGAGGGCGTTGGAATCCTGTTTACCCGACTCTCCGCCGAACAGTTCCGCTCGCAGCCCATAGTAGAAGATCCGTCGGCACTGGGAGACCCAACGCAGAACGCGGCGTCCTCGTCCGGCGCCTCCTCGACGATGCCGTTCGGTTTTG GAAAAGATAAAGGAATCGGCTAG
- the LOC6050608 gene encoding MICOS complex subunit Mic60 isoform X1, translated as MYRLLVQKTVLNGAKRQSNHVLRSLSTRGGLPEFREAGFGKVLVVLSPFLIGGGVVTYAKYDNEFRKTLVSNVPALEPVLKVLLQEENPLDDVTKKLDEISSTISGYTSSITGFFTGGESEKQPEKKPDLPPITRSKSVHVPVPSPPLPKPEPIVEKSSTSAKSAPVVEKAKPAPVTKPAAAAPKAAAPAAAAATAAAAPKPISASHGEEVPKSISELERQIDIAAATAIKEYGKAVQVLKAYTEEVKKVVDESVDKLDTSSWVLLRNRTSARDSALKAAEDAAEDARENIEKLHRLLDSKDIKCSDELKGKARENIAAYLEHLKKAKADVFKARDLATYGEKYWKNVESARNFFIDEIESLFPGINLTEKKLNISKDDLDLFIVHAFTQVVAHQKELQKLQIEGDQQLKRALEAVRGSDQSEAVKSQLEYEIAKERRELNLKNQRKLLAIRAELERDLRNQMKRQSEAHTDHLTDALAQKEVEMKRKFQRELDEKITTEQAAYKLQLAAMLGKLKGMDAALKEIDDGMKERADAEKSAHQAQALWGACQSLWASIRSGQPGKSWREQLRPLKDEISAVGRAAEGDELVGVVLKGLPEQAKGRGVYPEDALRERFIKVEEVARRLALIPAEGARLPMYFLSYLQAALIARPDVPISKDELENKPFDFAKLDTYDILNRARYWLDRGDLVKTVQYVNLLQGAPRKAALDWLNEARLLLETQQAASTLMAHAASSGVRFL; from the exons ATGTATCGTTTGCTAGTGCAGAAAACGGTCCTCAACGGGGCCAAG CGTCAGAGCAACCATGTTCTGCGTAGCCTCAGCACAAGAGGAGGACTTCCGGAGTTTCGCGAAGCGGGTTTCGGTAAGGTGTTGGTTGTGCTGTCGCCGTTCCTGATCGGTGGAGGAGTGGTGACCTACGCCAA ATACGACAACGAGTTCCGCAAGACCCTAGTCAGCAACGTACCGGCGTTGGAACCGGTGCTGAAGGTGCTACTGCAAGAAGAAAACCCGCTGGACGATGTTACGAAGAAGCTGGATGAAATTTCCAGCACCATCAGCGGTTACACCTCAAGCATCACCGGATTCTTCACCGGTGGCGAGTCGGAGAAGCAACCGGAGAAAA AGCCCGACCTGCCACCGATTACCCGTTCCAAGTCGGTTCACGTGCCCGTTCCATCTCCACCACTGCCCAAGCCGGAACCTATCGTGGAAAAGTCCAGCACATCGGCAAAGTCGGCTCCTGTCGTAGAGAAGGCAAAGCCCGCACCGGTCACGAAACCAGCGGCAGCTGCTCCCAAGGCCGCAGCTCCGGCAGCAGCTGCCGCCACCGCCGCGGCCGCTCCCAAACCGATCTCGGCTAGTCACGGTGAAGAAGTGCCCAAGTCGATCAGCGAACTCGAGCGTCAAATCGATATCGCCGCTGCTACGGCCATCAAAGAGTACGGCAAGGCCGTCCAGGTTCTGAAGGCTTACACGGAGGAGGTGAAGAAGGTCGTCGATGAATCCGTGGACAAGCTGGACACGTCGAGCTGGGTGTTGCTGCGTAATCGCACCAGTGCCAGGGACAGCGCGCTGAAGGCCGCTGAGGACGCCGCCGAAGACGCTCGCGAGAACATTGAAAAGCTGCACCGCCTGCTGGACAGCAAGGACATCAAATGTTCCGACGAGCTGAAGGGCAAGGCCCGCGAAAACATCGCCGCCTATTtggaacatttgaaaaaggccaaGGCGGACGTCTTCAAGGCACGCGATTTGGCCACGTACGGTGAAAAGTACTGGAAGAACGTGGAGTCGGCGAGAAACTTCTTCATCGACGAGATTGAATCGCTCTTCCCTGGCATCAATTTGACGGAGAAAAAGTTGAACATTTCCAAGGACGACCTGGACCTGTTCATCGTGCACGCCTTCACGCAGGTGGTCGCCCACCAGAAGGaactgcagaagctgcagatcGAGGGTGATCAACAATTGAAGCGGGCGCTGGAGGCCGTTCGAGGAAGTGACCAGAGCGAAGCCGTCAAGTCACAGCTGGAGTACGAGATTGCAAAGGAGCGCCGTGAGCTGAACTTGAAGAACCAACGAAAG CTTCTAGCGATCCGCGCCGAGCTGGAGCGCGATCTGCGCAACCAGATGAAGCGTCAGTCGGAAGCGCACACAGACCACCTAACCGACGCGCTGGCCCAGAAGGAAGTCGAGATGAAGCGCAAGTTCCAGCGCGAGTTGGACGAAAAGATCACGACCGAGCAGGCCGCGTACAAGCTGCAGCTGGCGGCGATGTTGGGCAAGCTGAAGGGCATGGATGCCGCACTGAAAG AGATCGACGACGGCATGAAAG AGCGCGCCGATGCCGAGAAGAGTGCCCACCAGGCCCAAGCCCTGTGGGGAGCCTGCCAGTCGCTGTGGGCGTCGATCCGTAGCGGCCAGCCGGGCAAGTCCTGGCGCGAACAACTGCGACCGCTCAAGGACGAAATTAGCGCCGTTGGTCGGGCGGCCGAAGGTGACGAACTGGTTGGTGTGGTGCTAAAGGGTTTGCCGGAGCAGGCAAAGGGCCGCGGTGTCTACCCGGAGGATGCCCTGCGCGAACGGTTCATCAAGGTGGAAGAGGTGGCCCGTAGGCTGGCGTTGATTCCGGCCGAAGGTGCTCGCCTGCCGATGTACTTCCTGTCGTATCTGCAGGCCGCCCTCATCGCCCGCCCCGATGTGCCCATTTCGAAGGACGAGCTGGAGAACAAACCGTTCGATTTCGCCAAACTGGACACGTACGACATCCTGAACCGCGCCCGCTACTGGCTGGATCGGGGTGACCTCGTCAAGACCGTTCAGTACGTGAACCTGCTCCAGGGTGCGCCCCGAAAGGCTGCACTGGACTGGTTGAACGAGGCCCGTCTGCTGCTCGAGACCCAACAGGCTGCCAGTACGCTCATGGCTCACGCCGCCTCGAGTGGAGTTCGTTTCCTGTAA
- the LOC6050608 gene encoding MICOS complex subunit Mic60 isoform X2, with protein sequence MYRLLVQKTVLNGAKRQSNHVLRSLSTRGGLPEFREAGFGKVLVVLSPFLIGGGVVTYAKYDNEFRKTLVSNVPALEPVLKVLLQEENPLDDVTKKLDEISSTISGYTSSITGFFTGGESEKQPEKKPDLPPITRSKSVHVPVPSPPLPKPEPIVEKSSTSAKSAPVVEKAKPAPVTKPAAAAPKAAAPAAAAATAAAAPKPISASHGEEVPKSISELERQIDIAAATAIKEYGKAVQVLKAYTEEVKKVVDESVDKLDTSSWVLLRNRTSARDSALKAAEDAAEDARENIEKLHRLLDSKDIKCSDELKGKARENIAAYLEHLKKAKADVFKARDLATYGEKYWKNVESARNFFIDEIESLFPGINLTEKKLNISKDDLDLFIVHAFTQVVAHQKELQKLQIEGDQQLKRALEAVRGSDQSEAVKSQLEYEIAKERRELNLKNQRKLLAIRAELERDLRNQMKRQSEAHTDHLTDALAQKEVEMKRKFQRELDEKITTEQAAYKLQLAAMLGKLKGMDAALKERADAEKSAHQAQALWGACQSLWASIRSGQPGKSWREQLRPLKDEISAVGRAAEGDELVGVVLKGLPEQAKGRGVYPEDALRERFIKVEEVARRLALIPAEGARLPMYFLSYLQAALIARPDVPISKDELENKPFDFAKLDTYDILNRARYWLDRGDLVKTVQYVNLLQGAPRKAALDWLNEARLLLETQQAASTLMAHAASSGVRFL encoded by the exons ATGTATCGTTTGCTAGTGCAGAAAACGGTCCTCAACGGGGCCAAG CGTCAGAGCAACCATGTTCTGCGTAGCCTCAGCACAAGAGGAGGACTTCCGGAGTTTCGCGAAGCGGGTTTCGGTAAGGTGTTGGTTGTGCTGTCGCCGTTCCTGATCGGTGGAGGAGTGGTGACCTACGCCAA ATACGACAACGAGTTCCGCAAGACCCTAGTCAGCAACGTACCGGCGTTGGAACCGGTGCTGAAGGTGCTACTGCAAGAAGAAAACCCGCTGGACGATGTTACGAAGAAGCTGGATGAAATTTCCAGCACCATCAGCGGTTACACCTCAAGCATCACCGGATTCTTCACCGGTGGCGAGTCGGAGAAGCAACCGGAGAAAA AGCCCGACCTGCCACCGATTACCCGTTCCAAGTCGGTTCACGTGCCCGTTCCATCTCCACCACTGCCCAAGCCGGAACCTATCGTGGAAAAGTCCAGCACATCGGCAAAGTCGGCTCCTGTCGTAGAGAAGGCAAAGCCCGCACCGGTCACGAAACCAGCGGCAGCTGCTCCCAAGGCCGCAGCTCCGGCAGCAGCTGCCGCCACCGCCGCGGCCGCTCCCAAACCGATCTCGGCTAGTCACGGTGAAGAAGTGCCCAAGTCGATCAGCGAACTCGAGCGTCAAATCGATATCGCCGCTGCTACGGCCATCAAAGAGTACGGCAAGGCCGTCCAGGTTCTGAAGGCTTACACGGAGGAGGTGAAGAAGGTCGTCGATGAATCCGTGGACAAGCTGGACACGTCGAGCTGGGTGTTGCTGCGTAATCGCACCAGTGCCAGGGACAGCGCGCTGAAGGCCGCTGAGGACGCCGCCGAAGACGCTCGCGAGAACATTGAAAAGCTGCACCGCCTGCTGGACAGCAAGGACATCAAATGTTCCGACGAGCTGAAGGGCAAGGCCCGCGAAAACATCGCCGCCTATTtggaacatttgaaaaaggccaaGGCGGACGTCTTCAAGGCACGCGATTTGGCCACGTACGGTGAAAAGTACTGGAAGAACGTGGAGTCGGCGAGAAACTTCTTCATCGACGAGATTGAATCGCTCTTCCCTGGCATCAATTTGACGGAGAAAAAGTTGAACATTTCCAAGGACGACCTGGACCTGTTCATCGTGCACGCCTTCACGCAGGTGGTCGCCCACCAGAAGGaactgcagaagctgcagatcGAGGGTGATCAACAATTGAAGCGGGCGCTGGAGGCCGTTCGAGGAAGTGACCAGAGCGAAGCCGTCAAGTCACAGCTGGAGTACGAGATTGCAAAGGAGCGCCGTGAGCTGAACTTGAAGAACCAACGAAAG CTTCTAGCGATCCGCGCCGAGCTGGAGCGCGATCTGCGCAACCAGATGAAGCGTCAGTCGGAAGCGCACACAGACCACCTAACCGACGCGCTGGCCCAGAAGGAAGTCGAGATGAAGCGCAAGTTCCAGCGCGAGTTGGACGAAAAGATCACGACCGAGCAGGCCGCGTACAAGCTGCAGCTGGCGGCGATGTTGGGCAAGCTGAAGGGCATGGATGCCGCACTGAAAG AGCGCGCCGATGCCGAGAAGAGTGCCCACCAGGCCCAAGCCCTGTGGGGAGCCTGCCAGTCGCTGTGGGCGTCGATCCGTAGCGGCCAGCCGGGCAAGTCCTGGCGCGAACAACTGCGACCGCTCAAGGACGAAATTAGCGCCGTTGGTCGGGCGGCCGAAGGTGACGAACTGGTTGGTGTGGTGCTAAAGGGTTTGCCGGAGCAGGCAAAGGGCCGCGGTGTCTACCCGGAGGATGCCCTGCGCGAACGGTTCATCAAGGTGGAAGAGGTGGCCCGTAGGCTGGCGTTGATTCCGGCCGAAGGTGCTCGCCTGCCGATGTACTTCCTGTCGTATCTGCAGGCCGCCCTCATCGCCCGCCCCGATGTGCCCATTTCGAAGGACGAGCTGGAGAACAAACCGTTCGATTTCGCCAAACTGGACACGTACGACATCCTGAACCGCGCCCGCTACTGGCTGGATCGGGGTGACCTCGTCAAGACCGTTCAGTACGTGAACCTGCTCCAGGGTGCGCCCCGAAAGGCTGCACTGGACTGGTTGAACGAGGCCCGTCTGCTGCTCGAGACCCAACAGGCTGCCAGTACGCTCATGGCTCACGCCGCCTCGAGTGGAGTTCGTTTCCTGTAA